A portion of the Juglans microcarpa x Juglans regia isolate MS1-56 chromosome 1D, Jm3101_v1.0, whole genome shotgun sequence genome contains these proteins:
- the LOC121259188 gene encoding LOW QUALITY PROTEIN: zinc finger CCCH domain-containing protein 62 (The sequence of the model RefSeq protein was modified relative to this genomic sequence to represent the inferred CDS: inserted 1 base in 1 codon) codes for MAFSEQSDDYQSEEVEVYCESEGSDPEYDPSRDPSYGILGETHAKFSNLSIEKKKSKARIVEYLDLDIEGDSDELDVVVPELDEKDAKSFEKVQKIIEAGQLEKLKVDQCKVYLRKNGLRLTGNKGTLIQRIKEHLEILNGGGEKKYPVSSFVLDCKGDACTGDVVMFEQNVYEMFNIASRSACGPPCGTRIVVGRIVKESYGAAKQQHTFTIEVLWSXGEKPLPPLHPLLIKGRNLYRLKTLRQRWENEWERQKALMEKHSRGSVARSDREVRIQEKEKRKVLKATRISRQESNGNQSHFNSTVTVKSAFQPPQSGLFVNSRKPSFSSHSQPGPYNNSGKSESQPQKMSSSVNSGKPAASQQQFGVYIDPEKLATRYQKVGIFTDLGKPTMQAQQAGLYCEARQTVTQPQQQTNTRQSSYNQQPSQNSVDCRYSSNTEKMYSGSRMVQHSNFKRPNLNSYLNDHQTTSNKYPNNDWTSGLSDRGYNRQPLTSISHFPPMNQPQRQGYRPPQLCRYYAQGRCHFGDNCKFVHQSRR; via the exons ATGGCTTTCTCTGAGCAGTCCGACGATTACCAGTCTGAAGAAGTGGAAGTCTACTGTGAAAGTGAAGGATCTGACCCAGAATACGATCCGTCTAGAGACCCAAGTTACGGCATTCTTGGAGAAACCCATGCCAAGTTCTCTAACCTCTCAATCGAGAAGAAGAAATCGAAGGCTCG AATTGTTGAATATTTGGATTTGGATATTGAGGGAGACTCGGATGAGCTGGACGTGGTTGTGCCGGAACTTGATGAGAAAGATGCGAAAAGCTTTGAGAAAGTGCAAAAGATCATCGAAG CTGGTCAGCTAGAGAAACTAAAAGTGGACCAATGTAAAGTTTATCTGAGGAAGAATGGATTGAGACTTACTGGCAATAAAGGCACACTCATTCAGCGCATTAAGGAGCATCTAGA gATTTTAAATGGTGGAGGGGAGAAGAAATATCCAGTCTCTAGCTTTGTATTGGATTGTAAAG GGGATGCATGCACTGGTGATGTTGTTATGTTTGAACaaaatgtttatgaaat GTTCAACATAGCATCCCGAAGTGCCTGTGGTCCTCCTTGCGGCACAAGGATTGTTGTGGGCCGCATTGTGAAAGAAAGTTATGGTGCTGCCAAGCAACAGCATACTTTCACG ATAGAAGTACTCTGGA AAGGGGAGAAACCACTCCCTCCACTTCATCCCCTGCTAATTAAGGGTCGAAACCTTTACCGTTTGAAAACTTTGAGACAG AGATGGGAAAATGAATGGGAGAGGCAGAAAGCTTTGATGGAAAAGCACTCCAGGGGGTCTGTTGCAAGGTCTGATAGAGAAGTACGTATccaagagaaggaaaagaggaAAGTGCTCAAGGCAACCAG GATCTCAAGACAGGAGTCAAATGGGAACCAATCTCACTTCAATTCAACCGTAACTGTAAAATCTGCATTCCAACCACCACAGTCAGGTTTATTCGTCAATTCAAGAAAACCGTCATTTAGTTCACATTCACAGCCTGGGCCATATAATAATTCAGGCAAATCAGAATCTCAACCTCAAAAGATGAGTTCATCTGTTAATTCAGGAAAACCAGCAGCTTCCCAGCAACAGTTTGGTGTTTACATTGATCCTGAGAAACTAGCAACGAGATATCAGAAGGTGGGCATATTCACTGATTTGGGAAAGCCAACGATGCAAGCTCAACAAGCAGGTTTATACTGTGAAGCAAGGCAGACTGTAACGCAACCACAACAGCAAACTAATACAAGACAAAGTAGTTATAACCAGCAGCCTTCTCAGAACTCTGTTGATTGTAGGTACTCAAGTAATACAGAAAAAATGTATAGTGGCAGTCGCATGGTTCAGCATTCAAACTTCAAGCGGCCCAACTTGAACTCGTATCTGAATGACCATCAAACTACTAGTAATAAATATCCAAATAATGACTGGACAAGCGGGCTATCGGACAGGGGTTATAATAGACAGCCATTGACAAGCATCAGCCACTTCCCACCAATGAACCAACCACAGAGACAAGGCTACCGGCCGCCACAGCTGTGCCGATATTATGCTCAAGGGAGGTGCCATTTTGGTGACAATTGCAAATTTGTGCACCAGTCAAGAAGATAA